One Tessaracoccus lacteus DNA window includes the following coding sequences:
- a CDS encoding sigma-70 family RNA polymerase sigma factor: MSTTTLDFPMVTLLPGEDTHLALAVEAGVYAATLPERRELRAIVAAGDEARERLWWAGVRTAASLAYRHAARSGLPVDDVLQDACVAVSEAVCTWDCRRGASFTTHVYHLVSFAMQSVGRHRGGSWSSSKGDRRAARVVADEHSRLAERGIRLAPHEIAALAGVSATAAARGATMIVGLPDEPLADPDAALAFHRIDELGTDFLELLHPRHRTMLKLRFGLDGPAHTLQEAAAVLGISSSTALRVHQGALRAARRILEEERTTALRSRGASLDDEGCA; this comes from the coding sequence ATGAGCACAACCACCCTGGATTTCCCGATGGTCACCCTCCTGCCCGGAGAAGACACCCACCTCGCCCTGGCCGTGGAGGCGGGCGTGTACGCGGCGACGTTGCCGGAGCGGCGTGAGCTCCGCGCGATAGTCGCCGCCGGAGACGAGGCCCGCGAGCGGCTCTGGTGGGCCGGGGTCCGCACCGCCGCCTCGCTCGCCTACCGACATGCGGCCCGTAGCGGCCTTCCGGTCGACGATGTCCTCCAGGACGCGTGCGTCGCGGTCTCCGAGGCTGTCTGCACCTGGGACTGCCGCAGAGGCGCCTCGTTCACGACGCACGTGTACCACCTCGTGAGTTTTGCCATGCAGAGCGTCGGCCGCCATAGGGGCGGTTCCTGGTCCTCCAGCAAGGGTGACCGGCGCGCGGCGCGGGTCGTCGCGGACGAGCACTCACGCCTCGCCGAGCGGGGCATCCGGCTGGCCCCGCACGAGATCGCGGCCCTGGCCGGCGTGTCCGCGACGGCGGCCGCGAGGGGCGCGACGATGATCGTCGGCCTCCCCGATGAACCGCTCGCCGACCCCGACGCAGCCCTCGCCTTTCACCGGATCGACGAGCTGGGCACTGACTTCCTCGAGCTGCTGCATCCCCGGCATCGCACGATGCTGAAGCTGAGATTCGGCCTCGACGGCCCCGCCCACACTCTCCAGGAGGCCGCGGCCGTCCTGGGAATCTCGTCGTCCACGGCGCTGCGGGTGCACCAGGGCGCGCTGCGGGCGGCCCGCCGGATCCTCGAGGAAGAGCGGACGACGGCGCTTCGGAGCCGCGGCGCGTCGCTCGATGATGAGGGCTGCGCCTAG
- a CDS encoding GNAT family N-acetyltransferase → MRTWSEIYPPFGVAIRCGDVELSALTPDVVPELVELAIAGTVRPDTGYPFVTNWALLPPAELRLSAAQFYFDTWGSARPESWQLLMVVRRGGQLVGCQDLRATQFPTTRIVHTGSWLGLAHQGRGTGTVMRQMVCAFAFDVLGATQCRTEAFLDNPVSQRVSEKVGYERFDQRPVERLGEPAEEVYFRMTAEQFNRPTEPVTFAGVVAFRHFIDLVD, encoded by the coding sequence GTGAGAACCTGGTCAGAGATCTATCCACCCTTCGGGGTGGCCATCCGCTGCGGCGACGTCGAACTGAGCGCCCTGACGCCCGACGTCGTGCCGGAGCTGGTCGAGCTGGCCATTGCCGGCACCGTGCGGCCCGACACCGGATACCCGTTCGTCACGAACTGGGCGCTCCTTCCACCCGCGGAGTTGAGGCTCAGCGCCGCGCAGTTCTACTTCGACACGTGGGGTTCCGCGCGGCCGGAGAGCTGGCAGCTGCTGATGGTCGTGCGGCGGGGCGGGCAGCTCGTCGGCTGCCAGGATCTCCGGGCGACGCAGTTCCCGACGACCCGGATCGTGCACACCGGCTCGTGGCTCGGGCTCGCACACCAGGGCCGGGGGACCGGTACCGTGATGCGCCAGATGGTCTGTGCCTTCGCCTTCGACGTACTGGGCGCGACCCAGTGCCGCACCGAGGCCTTCCTCGACAACCCCGTCAGCCAGCGCGTCAGTGAGAAGGTCGGCTACGAGCGCTTCGACCAGCGCCCGGTCGAGCGACTCGGAGAGCCGGCCGAGGAGGTGTACTTCCGGATGACCGCGGAGCAGTTCAACCGGCCGACCGAACCCGTGACCTTCGCTGGCGTGGTCGCCTTCCGGCACTTCATCGACCTCGTCGACTGA
- a CDS encoding alpha,alpha-trehalose-phosphate synthase (UDP-forming) — protein MNRDAQFVVVANRLPVDRVVADDGSVDWRTSPGGLVTALEPVMRKQGGAWIGWHGAPDEELDPFDHDGYQIVPIPLSQQEFEEYYEGFSNATLWPLYHDTVAFPEFHREWWDAYVEVNRRFAERTAEVAAEGATVWIQDYQLQLVPQLLREMRPDLKIGFFLHIPFPPIEIFLQLPWREQIIQGLLGADLVGFQVPGAASNFRRLVRKRTRLKLDRDRVLLPGHACNVKAYPISIDTEGFIEMAQDPDVVAESDALLEELGHPKVVLLGVDRLDYTKGLRQRVRAIGELFEEGRLDPADVVFMQIATPSRERVDEYRRLRDDIDQLVGRINSEVGGIGRPPIVYRHASFPRTTMAAMYRIADVMVVTPLADGMNLVAKEYVACHPNTSGALVLSEFAGAAQELRQAYLVNPYDLNGLKESIMRAVTDPRIVRQRRMRALKKQVLANTIDSWADSFLNDLRELTS, from the coding sequence GTGAACAGAGATGCCCAGTTCGTCGTCGTCGCCAACCGTCTGCCAGTCGATAGGGTCGTGGCCGACGACGGGAGCGTCGACTGGCGCACATCTCCGGGCGGCCTGGTGACAGCCCTCGAGCCCGTGATGCGCAAGCAGGGCGGCGCCTGGATCGGCTGGCACGGCGCACCCGACGAGGAACTCGACCCGTTCGACCACGACGGCTACCAGATCGTGCCGATCCCGCTCAGCCAGCAGGAGTTCGAGGAGTACTACGAGGGATTCTCCAATGCCACGCTGTGGCCGCTGTACCACGACACCGTGGCCTTCCCCGAGTTCCACCGTGAGTGGTGGGACGCATATGTGGAGGTCAACCGTCGGTTCGCGGAGCGGACCGCGGAGGTCGCGGCCGAGGGCGCGACGGTGTGGATCCAGGACTACCAGCTGCAGCTGGTGCCGCAGTTGCTCCGCGAGATGCGGCCCGACCTGAAGATCGGCTTCTTCCTGCACATCCCGTTCCCGCCCATCGAGATTTTCCTGCAGCTACCGTGGCGCGAGCAGATCATCCAGGGGCTGCTCGGCGCCGACCTCGTCGGCTTCCAGGTGCCGGGCGCCGCGTCGAACTTCCGGCGGCTGGTCCGCAAGCGGACCCGTCTGAAGCTCGACCGTGACCGCGTGCTGCTCCCCGGCCACGCGTGCAACGTGAAGGCCTACCCCATCTCCATCGACACCGAGGGGTTCATCGAGATGGCGCAGGACCCCGACGTCGTCGCCGAGTCCGATGCGCTGCTCGAGGAGCTCGGGCATCCCAAGGTGGTGCTGCTGGGCGTCGACCGCCTCGACTACACCAAGGGCCTGCGGCAACGGGTCCGCGCGATCGGCGAGCTGTTCGAGGAGGGGCGCCTCGACCCGGCCGATGTGGTGTTCATGCAGATCGCCACGCCGTCGCGGGAACGGGTCGACGAGTACCGGCGGCTCCGCGACGACATCGATCAGCTGGTCGGCCGCATCAACTCGGAGGTGGGCGGCATCGGGCGCCCGCCCATCGTGTACCGGCACGCCAGCTTCCCCCGCACCACGATGGCAGCGATGTACCGGATCGCCGACGTGATGGTCGTCACCCCGCTCGCCGACGGCATGAACCTGGTGGCCAAGGAGTACGTCGCGTGCCACCCGAATACCAGCGGCGCCCTCGTGCTGAGCGAGTTCGCAGGCGCCGCACAGGAGTTGCGCCAGGCCTACCTGGTGAACCCTTACGACCTCAACGGGCTCAAGGAGTCGATCATGCGGGCCGTCACCGACCCGCGAATAGTCAGGCAGCGCCGGATGCGGGCGTTGAAGAAGCAGGTGCTCGCCAACACGATCGACAGCTGGGCCGACAGCTTCCTCAACGACCTCCGCGAGCTCACGTCGTAG
- the otsB gene encoding trehalose-phosphatase: protein MSDFELRTDDAAAFFDKAVADPARTLVAMDFDGTLAPIVPDPTDSRLLPAAADALAMLGPRVGRIAIVTGRGVTTVRELGRLDERQGLENVVVLGQYGAERWDASTGEETPADVPDGIDEARAEIVDLLADYRFAGVHLEDKGRALGVHTRRAVSPHESFAALEGPLNGIAARHGLTLEPGRSVLELRASTVTKGDALRGLVAETRATAVAFCGDDLGDLPAFDLLDELAGEGVATCRVVSASAEQAVLAARADVLADGPDGVAAWLKTLAERLR, encoded by the coding sequence ATGAGTGACTTCGAGCTCCGCACCGACGACGCCGCCGCCTTCTTCGACAAGGCGGTGGCCGACCCGGCCCGAACCCTGGTCGCCATGGACTTCGACGGCACCCTGGCGCCGATCGTGCCGGACCCCACCGACTCCCGTCTGCTGCCCGCCGCGGCCGACGCCCTTGCCATGCTCGGCCCCCGGGTGGGCCGCATCGCGATCGTCACCGGACGTGGCGTCACGACGGTGCGGGAACTCGGAAGGCTCGACGAGCGACAGGGGCTCGAGAATGTCGTCGTACTCGGACAGTACGGCGCCGAGCGCTGGGACGCGTCGACGGGCGAGGAGACCCCCGCCGACGTGCCCGACGGGATCGACGAGGCCCGCGCCGAGATCGTCGACCTGCTGGCCGACTACCGCTTCGCCGGCGTCCACCTGGAGGACAAGGGGCGCGCGCTGGGCGTCCACACCCGCCGCGCGGTCTCCCCGCACGAGTCCTTCGCCGCGCTGGAGGGGCCGCTGAACGGGATCGCGGCGCGTCACGGCCTCACGCTGGAGCCAGGCCGCAGCGTGCTCGAGCTGCGTGCCTCCACCGTCACCAAGGGCGACGCCCTGCGCGGCCTGGTCGCCGAGACCCGCGCGACGGCCGTCGCGTTCTGCGGCGACGACCTCGGCGACCTGCCCGCCTTCGACCTCCTCGACGAGCTGGCCGGCGAGGGCGTCGCCACCTGCCGCGTCGTCAGCGCCTCGGCTGAACAGGCGGTCCTGGCGGCCCGGGCCGACGTGCTGGCCGACGGTCCCGACGGGGTCGCCGCCTGGCTGAAGACCCTCGCCGAGCGCCTGCGATGA
- a CDS encoding bactofilin family protein, which translates to MKTSRILAGTAAIGLMATLVPMTASAAPTTEKKGSYTVAARTVIRGDLIVRDGNLTINGKVTGNVRQTGNGTITVGRTGEVEGNVTETGSGSVIVVGEVDGKVTETGSGNVRVSGSIDRGISEADHGGVIIRLSGEIDGSITEKGEGGLRVYGEVDGSVTERNSGNLTLHSAAEIDGSAREYDAGNLLTYRGYDVDGSVVESGSGSRVRR; encoded by the coding sequence ATGAAGACCTCCCGCATCCTCGCCGGCACCGCCGCGATCGGCCTGATGGCCACCCTCGTTCCCATGACCGCCAGCGCGGCCCCAACCACCGAGAAGAAGGGCAGCTACACCGTCGCCGCCCGCACCGTCATCCGTGGCGACCTGATCGTCCGCGACGGCAACCTCACCATCAACGGCAAGGTCACCGGCAACGTCCGCCAGACCGGCAACGGCACTATCACCGTTGGGCGCACCGGCGAGGTCGAGGGCAACGTGACCGAGACCGGCAGCGGCTCCGTCATCGTCGTCGGCGAGGTCGACGGCAAGGTCACCGAGACTGGGTCGGGCAACGTGCGCGTCTCCGGCAGCATCGACCGCGGCATCTCCGAGGCCGACCACGGCGGCGTCATCATCCGTCTCTCCGGCGAGATCGACGGCTCCATCACCGAGAAGGGGGAGGGCGGCCTGCGCGTCTACGGAGAGGTCGACGGCAGCGTCACCGAGCGCAACTCCGGCAACCTGACGCTCCACTCGGCCGCCGAGATCGACGGCAGCGCCCGCGAGTACGACGCCGGCAACCTGCTCACCTACCGCGGCTACGACGTCGACGGCAGCGTCGTCGAGTCCGGCTCCGGGTCCCGCGTCAGGCGCTGA
- a CDS encoding ketopantoate reductase family protein, producing the protein MRILIVGAGATGGAFGARLIQAGRDVTFLVREHRAEQLRSDGLAFSAPDVTTRLDVRCITSVAQGDVYDLIIVAVKAPALDAVIGTIRPAVGDDTLILPLLNGMRHIESLVEVFGARVLGGLVKIVATLDRNAQAVQLTTLSSMTLGRLDGGDVPDAVREALDVPGIHLSVSGDIIGRLWEKWAFIAAAGVVSCLFRGEVGDILEAGGEEQILRAIEECERVAAAAGHTVGRHGHEGSVAMLTEPGSHFTSSLYRDLRLGDPLEAEHILGDLAHRARSVGVPTPLLDAALLQVRTHRVARARTSAGISA; encoded by the coding sequence ATGAGGATTCTCATTGTCGGGGCCGGGGCCACCGGAGGCGCGTTCGGAGCGAGGCTGATCCAGGCCGGGCGCGACGTCACCTTCCTGGTGCGGGAGCACAGGGCAGAGCAGCTGCGCAGCGACGGACTGGCGTTCTCCGCCCCGGACGTGACGACGCGTCTCGACGTGCGGTGCATCACCTCGGTGGCGCAGGGCGACGTCTACGACCTGATCATCGTCGCGGTGAAGGCCCCTGCCCTCGACGCGGTGATCGGCACGATCCGCCCCGCGGTCGGCGACGACACCCTGATCCTCCCCCTGCTCAACGGCATGCGCCACATCGAATCGCTGGTGGAGGTGTTCGGGGCACGCGTGCTGGGCGGGCTGGTGAAGATCGTGGCCACGCTCGACCGCAACGCCCAGGCGGTCCAATTGACGACGCTCAGCTCCATGACGCTCGGACGGCTCGACGGCGGCGATGTCCCCGACGCGGTCCGCGAGGCGCTCGACGTGCCCGGCATCCATCTGTCCGTCAGCGGCGACATCATCGGGCGGCTGTGGGAGAAGTGGGCCTTCATCGCCGCGGCGGGCGTGGTGTCCTGCCTGTTCCGCGGGGAGGTCGGCGACATTCTCGAGGCGGGCGGCGAGGAGCAGATCCTGCGGGCCATCGAGGAGTGCGAGCGGGTGGCCGCGGCCGCCGGCCACACCGTCGGTCGGCACGGCCATGAGGGTTCGGTCGCCATGCTGACGGAGCCCGGCTCGCACTTCACGTCGTCGCTCTACCGGGACCTCAGGCTCGGCGACCCGCTGGAGGCCGAGCACATCCTCGGCGACCTCGCGCATCGGGCGAGGTCGGTGGGGGTGCCGACGCCCCTGCTGGACGCGGCCCTGCTGCAGGTGCGGACCCATCGCGTCGCGCGGGCCCGCACCTCGGCCGGGATCAGCGCCTGA
- a CDS encoding serine/threonine protein kinase produces MISEHPHTIIGGRWSIYGLPTRGGMSVLFPAVDGAGTRAMIKFSKVDADESMRARFEAEGRALLAAPNPNTVRLIDSGMDVHPQASSRTPVPYLVLEHVDGVTLDERMRLTGPMGWDEAAGIAVGVLNGLQHLHAAGIIHRDLCPRNIMIGPDGHATIIDLGIALSPSSSPRLTEVGSVIGKWRYMSPEQMDACPVDPRTDLYSLAVVLFELLSGRHPFPVGDSPATMRAKQSPDWSAIFQSFPGSAAVGQLLITALSPRPEDRYPTAASMSDAVLHVASFGGTATQTIASDTATTLRAAGPGPQGTQVLPTDLAHTRVEAPLAVPTASAIELVSDENRAVFDRAVTAARERIDRHAAVFQATIRGALEERFRRDIRRSLPPTIALGVIVAIIAFLITWGMP; encoded by the coding sequence TTGATATCAGAGCATCCGCACACGATCATCGGCGGCCGGTGGAGCATCTACGGGCTTCCGACCCGCGGCGGCATGAGCGTGCTGTTCCCAGCCGTCGACGGCGCCGGCACAAGGGCGATGATCAAGTTCTCGAAGGTCGACGCCGACGAGTCCATGCGCGCCAGATTCGAGGCCGAGGGGCGGGCGCTGCTCGCCGCACCGAACCCGAACACCGTGCGGCTGATCGATTCCGGGATGGACGTCCACCCCCAGGCCAGCTCGCGGACCCCGGTCCCCTACCTCGTGCTGGAGCACGTCGACGGCGTCACGCTCGACGAGCGGATGCGCCTGACAGGGCCGATGGGCTGGGACGAGGCGGCCGGCATCGCCGTCGGGGTCCTGAACGGCCTCCAGCACCTGCACGCAGCCGGCATCATCCACCGCGACCTGTGCCCACGCAACATCATGATCGGGCCCGATGGTCACGCGACCATCATCGACCTCGGCATCGCCCTGAGCCCGTCGTCCTCGCCGCGGCTCACGGAGGTCGGCTCCGTGATCGGCAAGTGGAGGTACATGTCGCCCGAGCAGATGGACGCGTGCCCCGTCGACCCTCGCACGGACCTGTACAGCCTCGCCGTGGTGCTCTTCGAGCTGCTCAGCGGCCGCCACCCGTTCCCCGTCGGTGACTCCCCCGCGACGATGCGGGCGAAACAGTCGCCCGACTGGAGTGCGATCTTCCAGTCCTTCCCCGGATCAGCCGCCGTCGGGCAGCTGCTGATCACGGCGTTGTCGCCTCGCCCCGAGGACCGCTACCCGACCGCCGCTTCGATGTCCGACGCGGTGCTGCACGTTGCGTCGTTCGGCGGCACCGCGACGCAGACCATCGCGTCCGACACCGCGACGACCCTCAGGGCAGCCGGGCCGGGCCCGCAGGGGACGCAGGTGCTGCCGACCGATTTGGCGCACACCCGGGTCGAGGCTCCCCTTGCCGTCCCGACGGCGTCGGCGATCGAGCTCGTCAGCGACGAGAACCGCGCCGTCTTCGACAGGGCTGTCACGGCAGCCCGGGAGCGGATCGACCGGCACGCGGCCGTGTTCCAGGCGACGATCCGCGGGGCTCTGGAGGAACGCTTCCGACGAGACATCCGCCGCTCTCTCCCGCCGACCATCGCGCTGGGCGTGATCGTCGCGATCATCGCCTTTCTCATCACCTGGGGGATGCCGTGA
- a CDS encoding KH domain-containing protein, with product MPPTEVLLVALLIAVLALVALRLLRRPTRPTAPTRPAVPRLPAGAEVRWTTHARERMSQRGVSIDNVRAVVTRPERAVADAAEGSVRLERDLGGRTLKVWVVAPWPPEREAVVKSTAWADYTGEVTVPRASLGRVIGKGGATIRGIRSAHDARIVQDGTTFRISADDADSVRRAQQSIRRAARI from the coding sequence ATGCCCCCCACCGAGGTGCTGCTTGTCGCGCTGCTGATCGCCGTGCTGGCGCTCGTCGCGCTACGTCTCCTGCGCCGCCCGACGCGCCCCACCGCGCCGACGCGGCCGGCCGTCCCCCGGCTGCCCGCCGGTGCCGAGGTCCGGTGGACGACCCACGCGCGTGAGCGCATGTCCCAGCGCGGGGTCTCGATCGACAACGTCCGCGCCGTCGTCACCAGGCCCGAGCGGGCCGTGGCGGACGCGGCCGAGGGCAGCGTGCGGCTGGAGCGCGACCTCGGCGGCCGCACGCTGAAGGTGTGGGTCGTCGCGCCCTGGCCTCCCGAGCGGGAGGCGGTCGTCAAGTCGACGGCATGGGCCGACTACACCGGCGAGGTGACCGTCCCCCGCGCTTCCCTCGGGCGGGTGATCGGGAAGGGCGGAGCCACCATCCGCGGCATCCGCAGCGCCCACGACGCACGCATCGTGCAGGACGGCACCACCTTCCGCATCAGCGCCGACGACGCGGACAGCGTGCGGCGGGCCCAGCAGAGCATCCGCCGGGCCGCGCGGATCTGA